TAAACCTTTGTTAAAGGCCTATAGATATGATAGAAGTACTACTTGTTTAGCAACAATAAAAGTTGTGAGTTAATTAAAAAgagttattacaataaaatattataatgccaATGTTTTGGGCAAagttaaatagatatgcaaCATTCACCCAAGACATACTTCTATTAAATCTATGACCTATAGATATCTAGCATTTGGTGTTTTAGATATTTAAGTAAGATATCACTATTAACTTTTAAGTGAAAAATTCCATTAGATACCCTTGAAAATCCAACAATGCAGCTTGTGGATCAATTCTGCAAATTGTGAAATAAGTATAATTGtttagattaaaattatttttcattctaatGATGTAGTTTTATTTGTACCATCACAATTTCCAAAttaggtaactacctacctatttctaatTTTCAGTTTGCAAAAATTAATAGTTAATTATTCAAACTGACAGTCAAAGCAAAAGCAACTATCTAAAACTTTACAAGTAGCATATTGACCTTTATCTCCAGACCATAAGAGTCAATGCACACTGAGCAGCAAAATGCTTGAGTAATTTTCATCAAACTTGAATCATCACTAAAAATTAGagtataaaaaaatctacaagGAATTATCTCGTTCATGCTATTTTGAACTCTAGCATTTTGCTGATCAGTGTGTGCAAACCTGGGGGTCTTATTTGACAAAAActcccagccgcgaaaattaaaattttagtttttcgaaaatagtagaaaAAAGagtacatcgaaggcttattgTAATGAGTTTtccgggcataacatttatgcatctacttCAAACTCATTTATATTTATGCAAAgcgggaaaattcagaaaattatcagTCGAACAAATATGAAGACTGTCTTCTAAAAATATGTGTATGAAGTTATTGAGAATGTAAATTGActctttcaaaataatttttgacaaAGCAACTAATAACAGATTGCAGGATACCTCGTCCATGATTGCAGGTTCAGTTCCCAGTTGAGCCACGTAAGACtgcatagtaggtacctatatgagaGGGAGCTATAACAAAACTACTTTAGCATTtgtatattaaatatatttaatatcaTGTATTAAAACAATAACCTGAATTGCACTACAGGTCAAAACATAGCTgcttgtattaaaaaaatttaagctaTGATCAGACTATCATTTTTgagcaaaacaaattaaaaagttacaatTCAGTGAATTAACTTCGGTTTAACTCtgatcagttatttgaatgtatgtttattagtatattacacaccacctgcagtctaattttccttatactttccaatctttaaggttgcctggtagagatcgctaattagcgataaggccgccttttgtatcttccttctgtctgtgttttttattctttaatgtaatccttcttgtggttgtgcaaataaagtgtatttattattatttattattataaacattttttgtttttaaaataacctaATATTCCACTCATATAAATAGGGAATTGTCTAAGTGCTTATGTAATAGGTATACATTTATTTTGAGTCAGAATCAGAAATACCTATTAATACCTACATAGTTTAATGACTAAAAGTAAAGGTTTCTAAAATGtgcaagtaataaaaatatttgaatcatacttatttaataaaaccTATTCAAATGACACTGAAAATTAATACCGCTGGTAGTtggtacctacattacaaagATAAATAACAATTCAACTTTTTTGCTAAATCACCATTCATCCTAAgtttatgaaaaattatttttacaaatgtaaTTTTAGATCAATATAACTAATCACAACTAAAACATTGATTATCATACTCCGGCACACTGTAGCTAATTCTGTTGCACACAATCTCAGAACGAAATTGACAGGTTTAAAACTAATGcaatccttttccgcagggaaaattataaaaatttacagCATATTAGAATTAGCAAATACATTGAAGCATTCTTTCGACCtgtaaattttgttaaaatacgcggcaaaaagtaatgtccatcgacctttagaaggtgatagcagatttgtagagcgatatctctgtcgttgagaccgacaaaacgtcatataggtatgagtgacagagacaacgctctacaaagccaaaatgtcattctaaaggtcgatggacATTACTTTCGTCCGCGTATTGTAGTGATTGTgtgcaacagaattagccacattatctacTATCATCTGAGCGTCTAGCAACTTAAGGAAGAAGCTCGAGCCTTTCTACAGAAGCAAAATATGCTTCAAAATATGCTTTCATGTGGATGCCCAACTACCCTCGAGGTTGTCAATTGGCTCAAAATGAGAAGTCAATGTATTGCTGCCCCTTTCATTATGCTCCCTGCAGAAAAGaacagcactagatttagacctgcaagtctagagattgtatacaactgGATTAACTACACTGAAAATGTAAGCGGCTAAAAATTTGATATGCTCAGctaaaagaaaacaataaaattatataatttgaaTATACCCTCAGGTGATAGTAGCCAATGGGTTAGCTTtaggaatataaataatatagcaTAAAaaactgattaaaaaaattgttcatacaACTTGAACtagcataaaaatattataataaagtatgtCCCCTATACAATAAATACCGAACACATTTTTAATCGATAGTATGCATCAACCCTCTGTGCCACTAAaggttttacattttaaaacaatttttctaGTGCACATTGAAGTTATTATGTTACACAGAATGTAATAACTTAATTTACATGGAATGAATTAATCATAACTTTTTTACATTCAAATGTAAAAGACAGAAGAGAATTTACAAAGTATCATCTACAATCTTAAGGTGCAGGCACATTGCTGACGTATTGCAACGCTATTTGGCGCGACGATCGACCAATCAGAGTGAAGTGGTACTCTGGAGTGAAAAAGCCAGAGTACCACAACAGACAAGTGTTCAAGTTCTGTTGACTGACTGCCTTACAGTTCAGGTGCATCACAACACAATAATAGGGTATGTGCACCTTCAATGCTAATTCAGTTACTAcacaaaactaaactaaaatcacaacagcaccaaatattaatacaataaaatatgtagtgTTCATAAAACTTCGAATTGGTTAAAAACTTTTCATATGGTTACTCAAGATAAAGCTGGCAACTTTTTTTgatctgtcattttaatttagtgtttatgtaaaacaaatagttgatatagttcttgcatttcacgaaggccactgactcatgcttgtgtttaagtcgtatcggtatacgtaaggtacactaaatgtgtgtgtttgacagagcttgctcgcgactgattagTCAGACATGCACGCACTCTTACGCAATGAccacgttaccacaagtaaagttctcTAGCCTCACGCTTTCACACACACAATTTAcgaaattgcaagaactgtagttgAAAAGTAGATCTATAATTCAAGCATTTTGTTATGCGTAAAAACATGAAACCAGTGTGTTTCAAGAAACAATAAATAAGTCAACCTAAAAATGGGATATACAAAATGTTAATATAAAATGGCAATACACTTGGTAGAGTCTGTAACTGAAGCACATAATTGTGTGGGAACATTTTCAGTTAAACGTAGAGTTTAGGCAGGGCCTCTTGCGTGGTCGAGTTTCATCACCATTTTGTTCTATGTGACTTTGATCCCGTTTCTTTGGGGAGGTGTTGTTCTGAAAAACAATAGAGTTCacttgaaaaaaccggccaagtgcaaataagtattgcgcaccgagggttccatattacagtatttttttaacatcttattatgcataaaaataaataaacatctgttttagaatgtacataaaaataaaggtaATTAATTAGCTAACTATTATGTAATTACTGTCTGTTCAGTAATAAATACCTTTTTTTCCCACTGCTGGTGTAGGtatcttaataaaatatttgtcttttCTGTTACAATTActgaaagaagaaataaaaatatattgtagtaaggtataaaaatattaaagacaaaaacaaagaaacaatTTGATCAGGTTGATTTTAAGTTGCTTTAAATGCTTGAAGatctaatttagaattaattattctggcattctgaaccagtggtagatgcattcaacgattcaaaagtactcgTAAAAgttagtttatttgaataaaaatctttctttttctGGATTGCAAGAGTCAGACTAATTTGTGGACTGAAAACTAGACAGAATATTTTAGCTaatcttattatattataagctaCAGCTAATCTGAGTAGCCACCAATTAGTAAcagttaattttattgtaaaaggaaaagatgattGACTAAAATTTACCAACATACAGTTTATATGTCGctaggtctagaaacttgagttTGCATGTAGTTTTTCTCTTTAATGTAGACTCCtactaatagatttttaaaatctcacACAAGCGAAACCATCGCggatttaaattacttaattttacaAGAGAAAATCGCATACTCAACTTTGTTCAGAAGGAATATCCTTAGTGGGGAGATATATTGAAGGTCTTTTGGAACAATTCCGAATGCCATGGTCAGTATTGAAGAGGGTGAAGTTGTGCTCGTCGTACGAAGGCAGATCCTTCAAAAATTCTATCACCGACTGCAACAAcgtttattttataacattaaaTTATTGATACATAAAACAGAATTCATGTGGATGTGTAGATTGGTTCCTAAAAAGTACTAAATTACACAATGTTGTATCGATACCAGGTCACTCTTACCATTTCAATTCTATTTTGGTGTTAATTAGGCGTCTAAAACAGTAATTTACTAAGAAATTATTGATCTAATcaacaattttttgtaaaaataaaaatacttcacGATACGCAGATACATAAGGTTAGTTAttaccatagattaatatgtatactgGTTATTACTCTATATAAAAGCTCTATCTTTTCTGGTCGGTGCTCTATCGAGAATGACATTTGAGAACAAATGTTGCCGACTATGAAAATCAAATTGCCACAGCCTATATTATTTTGAGACTAATGATTCTTCTACACCAACGCAAGTTGGTGCACCTGTGCTAGGTACAAGCGCAATGGAGCGCCCAgaacgtatacctacctagcgaTTTCCATAAATTGTCTATGATTTTCGGGAAATTCCTTAGACTACAGAGAATAGGGAAATTTATACAACagtgccccgtaaacggtccaacatgtttgtcaaacacgccgtcaatcaaatttgccaaacacgtagtttgtttgataAAAGCAGCCGTACCTACACCTTCAAGCATGTTTGAGAAAtaaatttgccaaacacgtagtttgtttgacaaacgcatcaAACACGACTACAAACgtttaaaatatttgacaaacatgtttgaccgtgTACAGGCCACTATATATTGGACGCGCAGAATTTCAGCCGCTCTTAGTCTGAGGCAGCAAGCGTCATAAAATCATGCTAAGATATTTTATCTGTGGGCATTTAAGATATTGGCggcgtttttgaaaattctacggCAGTTTTAAATGGCGGGATGTTCAAACCACAATTTGGCTTTTAGAAGTTTATAgagattaaattttaaaaaatgtgcagTTTAGTTAACTTTAATCGAACATATAATCCCAGAAGTAACAATATTTTATGTGACATAAAACGATTGCTATCATCGCGAGACACGGCAACTCAAAGCAAAGCTTGCGAGTACCTTATCGAATTCATAAGCAGGTACAACTACAATTCAAACGAAAGAATTGACATAGTTCAATATATATTGGACAATGATGTAACTGTATTCCTGTGTGAAGCAACTTCTAACTTGGATTTTTCACTCTTTCGGTAAGCATTACTATATTGCAAGCacaatgaaaaaatatattagcgTTTCAAATGTAAACACCAACGGCATCACTGCTTATAGAGATTATTATAGCAGTATCATTTCATCACTTGTCCACTTGTAGCGAAATTTTTTCGCTTGATTGGATTGATTTTCTTATGAAGAAATTCTACAAAAAGCTATTATAAGTTTGACATTTCAAATAAGCCGATGGTTTTCACAATTAAAACCACAACAACTACACATATACTAGCTATACTTACTGTTTCTATACTTTAGATATATGTAGATATGACAAGGTTGACTACGTACGTACTACAAACTAAACAGTCGCAGAATCGAATCAATTCGTATCTTACAAGTGCTGTCATTGCAGCATTGCagttataaaatgttttaaaacatTATTGAACATTAATTAAGACCACTtaacttataattaatatagtacgcgacaggtcgaaatggaaatcggggaggtaaagccccgcacagcccccgtgctaatccGGTGCCCGTGCAGGCGACCGCGAgtcacgtgcgggtgtgcggagtgtCCCCCCGCATCATACCACAATTGCCATCtgaacctgtcacggactataggtagTTATAACATTTAGTAGGTTAATGCCTACAAccagcaaataaatgatttgtattgtattaattgtaggtaggtaataaacgTAGTAGCAAACGACATTGGTAAAGtttgcaacattttttttaaaatcagatATACTTAATGTGAGGGGCTTTTACAGGTGACCTAGCCCCAtcgttataaattaaattaaaatcaaatctAGGTACATAGTGAAACTTAATACTATActtataattaatttgtttaaataCATGTTATGTATAATGTTTTGGTTTGTTTAAAAtacagttgaaaataccaatactTACTCATAAAATTTTTGTACACACATTGACTAGTGTTTCTTTCAAATTGTGATTGCTAACCATTTGCGAACACATatttgtgacaaaatgttaactAAGTAGAACGTTTATACTCAACATTTTTTATAACTGCAGTATGGCAGCACCATAAGATTTATATCGAGATACCCACTTATAAGACCTCAGCGCTCACATCTGCGCCAGAGAGATCGTCAAATCTTTATAGGTAGTGTCGAATTAGTCGCTTACTACCTTTAGGTCAGTTCTCCAGTGCATCCGCCTGCTCTGGCAGGATGTTAGCTTCTTCTCGGACGAGCATGCGGCTGACTCCCTGGCCGCGGTGACACGGGCCCTGGCTCACTACACTGCCACCGACGCGTATACCGCCGTCGATGTGTGCTTGCACTTCATCTGCGAACTCTTGGATGGGTAAGTCttcatcatctcaacctgtcacccGTTCACTACTAAGAACGGATCTCTCCTCCTCTGcgggggagggaacgccccgcaaacccacacagcccccacgctaacccggtgcggacgagcgcggatAACATGCGGgttgcagggcgtccccccgcctcataccccgctatagtccaccacgctgcccgagtgcagattggcagattttacAGATCTTAGAAgtcaatatggagaactctcaggcgtgcaggttccctcacaatgttttccttcaccgttaaagaaagtgatatttatttgcgTTTGACGCacaaaaactccgaaaagttacaggtaggtacctacttgcctgAGATTTTAACCTGAGACCTCATTTTATTGCGGGACTACATTTTCTACTTGCAACTCATAATATTTTCACAACAACTTCTAAACAACAAAGTAGATGTCACTGCACCTATTTCAATCACGCTTAAGAAATTTTCATTACAAAATCTGTAAATGAATAGGTACAGGAATCTCaatctagtttaatataaaagtCTTTATAGTGAAAATTACAATCatctcaactcatcgccagcccactacagagcacgagtttTTTCACGAAATGTGAgtccatagtccactacgctgccgctggtcaagtgcggattggcaaacgtCAAACatccttgagaacattatggagaactctcaggcatgcaggtttcctcacgatgttttccttcaccgccaAAGCAACTGTTATTAAATCACTTGGttctaattataataaaacttggaatttgtaagatgtaagtacttatttaatttacctatacaacataatttaattacagTTAGAGTTTACTCACTTTACTTACCCCTAcacatttacacacacacacacacacacacacacacacacacacacacacacacacacacacacacacacacacttcaCAAACGCAAACACGCCACTCACTGTGCACTATAGTTTTCCTTCACAACTATCTAGGTTCATAAATCATACGTTAATTTAAGTGTAAAAACGTTAAAGAACAGCAACCTTCTGTAATAACTGATTTGTGCTTGTGCactcatgtttttatttactttttagataaccgagggagagggctggctatccttaacacagatctaaaaatctagctaggatagccagttcttgatcttgtaccatttttaatattgtatatgcttatgtcaacaagcacgctttgttcaagatcaaatctatgtaggtatgtgtgtaactagatgattgaaaaataaacgttttatttatttatattttatattctcCCCAGAGTGAAATCGAATAAAACCACATCACCCCTATCCCACCAGACCCCTTACAGCACTGAACAGTTCTTAGCTTGCTTCACCACATTAGCTGATAGAATACGAGGCAAAGCCAACTCTATCATTTTAAGCGCTTTAGTGCTGCAGGCGTTGATATCTTACCAGCCAGATGATCTGGATCTCAAGGGTTGTGTAGCTAATATACTTGTGGAGGTCTTGGAAAAATGGGTCGAACTCCTCATTGGGGGGCTGAATCATATAGCGCTGGTAGGAGTTGGTGGAGATATGAGTATGATGCTGATAGTCACGTGTGAACTTGGAATTGATATGCTGAGGTCAGTTAGTAACCACCTATCATAGAATTTACATAAGTgttgtaagtcccgcaaattgctaaagcgtgtgaccgccattttagtgacgtcagcaccagtggcgtgcaggtcataaaggcataaatgcagtgcttaccccagttgtaatggctcaatgctaatttcattatgacctgccaataaacaggttctcacctaactaatgcctaccctggcttcaaaccctgtgcacgccactggtcagcactatagactaaagtttcgtcatttcgatgttaatgaaacatggttccagcgcaataacaatttgcgggacttataaccaaATGACTATACCTACAAATTTTTTCAATGCAAGAACATTAGAAGATGTAACATCGCTTtgcaaaatatacctaagtatacttTTACTACTTAAAGTAAAAATCTAATTAACTGTTAAGTAGTATCAGAAAGATGTACTGGATCTAAATACTGTTCATCTATCTATAAAGCATCCGTACGTGTAgtcaaaattccacggacacCTACGAAGCGATTCGCCGCCTCGTTTCTAATTTTTAACCGCGGGTGGAACGCCCTTCCGTCATACGTTTtgtcctccacttttaatatagtTAACTTCAATTCAACAAGTCAACAGTGAATGAGCTTCTTCGAGGCAAGCGCGCTTTATCTTGgggtgcatcatcacttgccagcaagtgtGATTACAGCCTagcaatcctaatcctaatcctaatatttacatttaatattataaatttgaatgtgtggatgtttggatgtttgttactcaatcacgcaaaaacggctgaacggatttgcatgaaatttagaatggagatcctacattataccttggattactttttattccggaaaatcaaagagttcgattttgaaaaacgtaaatccacgcggacgaagtcccgggcatcagctagtaatctataaaaaaagggtaaataaaatcaacaaaacattattgaaacaacacttacctacttaaatcctTGTGTTAAAATGATCATTGTGTAGAGTGTAGTTCGTTctatattaactggcgtgtttccacttgagaccgtcattagcaatgacaataggattacattcgacatgccacgtaaacaatagtgGTAATAAAGCAAACACTTAGAGCCCATTCGTTTtaaaaggagccggttcaacctaatatattttgttgcaaaccaaccagtgttgataccaTTGAATTCACCCTCCACGACTCAATTCTATTgtaattgctaatgacggtctcaggtggaaacacgccagttaatattgaatgcattATACCTAACTAGTTAATTCTTAAACATGTTTCCTTGAACAATGTTTGTATGTTTCCTATTCATAGGCTCATAGGAGTTCTTGAGAAAAGCAAAGAGCCAGTAGactttatacataaaatattgaAAGATGAACAAGAGATAAGTGCGCTGAGACAATGCTCTTCAAAACTGAGACATGTGATCCTAAATGCGATGAACCAGCTCGTGGTTTTTGTAAAGGTAAAATGTTTCAACTCAAActcaaaatcaaatcatttattcagaattggtaaaattttacgcttcctgattgtcataaatttttatttgtaagatgatatgatatagtggtcataataaatacgtacttaaaactaaagctacgagggttccaaacgcgcccaggtctgagaagagcccacaacctATCAACCTGTCAACCTATCAACCTGTACCTAATGCCTGTCATGTCGAGAGTTAGATTTTTGTGtcatttgccgtggagaccctggagCCATGGAGTCTGAATagcgcaaaaaaatattgtgataTTTCACCGCAGTTATTGCATCATCTAGTGACAGGAGTGCTGTTTCATTTTTTGcacaaaggatcagcctggctgtccagcgtaaAAACGCAGccaatattcttggcaccatttcacgcaGGCATGATCAGTAATAAGGACAAAGCCAACTTTAAGTTTAATTGtatgcgtacctactgtaataaaCGGCCCTTCGAAGATCGAACCGAATTTAAACCATATCGCTGGTTATTCTTCTGTGTTTGAAGTTTAATAGTTCTATTAAAAGCTATTTGAATAATAGTATAAacatacagccgtactcagagtcgctgtcgattaagcgactctgagtacggctgatagagtaattaataaaaattgtgtTTGGAATTGTAGGACAGTCTAGATATGATAGGTACAGAGGAATACGGTTCTTTTCTAAAAGTTCTTATGAGTTTCTTGCACGAACAAACGAATGCTGATGTTCTTCCTGCGTTTTGTGATGTTTTATTTTCCAAGGGATATCTAATGATGTTGCCAAAGACTCAAATAATGAGGTAAAATGTTTCACATGATTACTAGACGATGTACCAATCTTatctaaattattaaaatgtaagGTGCAGATAAAAACCCTTAAGGTATATTTGTTTTTGATcatcaaaatattttcaatcgACATCTACTTATCAAAAAATAAGTAACGCATAATAGTAGTAGGTAGACTAGACTAGCCatttgttttcgtgtaacattCTTAATTAAAAAACATATGCAAAGTACATTAAAAACTGATTGTATTCGAGCCTTAATaagttttaaagtaagtaataagtagtgCCATAAAAATTTTGGCTAGtctctaaaaacaaaaaaatatttcaggaACGATGAGATGGTTCGTAAAACAAGCACTCTGATATTAGGAGAGATGTTAAAAATATTAGCTGCGAAACATCTAACTGTTAAGGACAATGATAATATCGCAACTTGCATAAAGGATATACACGTAAGATACTTGCTGttttatttaacattttaaatgttaTTAAATTATGGAGTTCGTCAAGGTAGTCTTCTTGATCCAAATCTTTTTTGATTTATATTAATGAGTAGATAATGTATACAACTTGAAAATCACTCAAAAACAATGGGACTAACGACTTTAAAAAATATCCctgtactt
Above is a window of Maniola hyperantus chromosome 20, iAphHyp1.2, whole genome shotgun sequence DNA encoding:
- the LOC117992056 gene encoding DET1- and DDB1-associated protein 1 codes for the protein MSVIEFLKDLPSYDEHNFTLFNTDHGIRNCSKRPSIYLPTKDIPSEQIIVTEKTNILLRYLHQQWEKKNNTSPKKRDQSHIEQNGDETRPRKRPCLNSTFN